One window from the genome of Microbulbifer sp. ALW1 encodes:
- a CDS encoding HAD-IA family hydrolase produces MLVILDWDGTVCNSEARIVACMQRASDRVGLPVLEPAAIGNIIGLGLPEAIASLFPEAHSEQRDQLRSFYAEEWLAARAEPLPLFDGVLATLDQLLCAGHRLAVATGKSRRGLEREFEEHGVGHLFAASRCADETASKPDPLMLREILAEMGCSAGDAVMVGDTEYDLKMASAINMPAIGVSYGVHSRERLDVCRPQQIIDHFGELLCWPPLVA; encoded by the coding sequence GTGCTGGTTATTCTTGATTGGGATGGGACTGTCTGCAATTCGGAGGCGCGCATCGTTGCCTGTATGCAGCGAGCGTCTGACCGGGTTGGTTTGCCTGTGCTGGAGCCTGCGGCGATCGGCAATATCATTGGTCTCGGTCTGCCAGAGGCGATCGCCTCCCTGTTTCCCGAGGCGCACAGCGAGCAGCGGGATCAGTTGCGCTCTTTTTATGCGGAAGAGTGGCTGGCGGCCCGGGCCGAGCCTTTGCCGCTATTTGATGGTGTTCTGGCAACACTGGACCAGCTTCTGTGTGCTGGGCACCGGTTGGCGGTTGCGACCGGTAAAAGCCGGCGCGGACTTGAGCGCGAATTTGAAGAGCATGGAGTGGGGCACTTGTTCGCCGCCAGTCGCTGTGCTGATGAGACCGCGTCCAAGCCGGACCCGCTGATGCTGCGTGAGATTCTTGCTGAGATGGGATGCAGTGCTGGCGACGCGGTGATGGTGGGAGATACCGAGTATGACTTGAAAATGGCGTCGGCAATCAATATGCCCGCCATTGGTGTCAGTTATGGTGTGCACAGTCGGGAACGTCTTGATGTGTGCCGCCCACAGCAGATCATTGACCATTTCGGCGAGTTGTTGTGCTGGCCTCCGCTTGTGGCCTGA
- the acpP gene encoding acyl carrier protein, whose product MSSIEERVKKIVAEQLGVKEEDVKPEASFVEDLGADSLDTVELVMALEEEFETEIPDEEAEKITTVQLAIDYINQNLG is encoded by the coding sequence ATGAGCAGCATTGAAGAGCGCGTAAAAAAGATCGTTGCTGAACAACTGGGCGTGAAGGAAGAAGATGTAAAACCTGAAGCATCCTTTGTTGAAGATCTGGGCGCTGACTCCCTCGACACAGTTGAGCTGGTAATGGCTTTGGAAGAGGAATTCGAAACTGAAATTCCTGACGAAGAAGCAGAAAAAATCACCACTGTTCAGCTGGCCATCGATTACATCAACCAGAACCTTGGTTGA
- a CDS encoding YceD family protein produces MSIPPHKSALPRRIDARKLVQREQQLDGTVPWDALPRLVSSTESVIGDVKVELAFARDLQRHQVATGHIQLQVELLCQRCLQPVSEQIEADVAWGFVWSEEQGNALPKTLDPVIQEGDELDLYQVLEDEILLNLPMVAYHDEECVSKDTFQSGAEVSEAAGQQENPFKVLEQLKGSSNKS; encoded by the coding sequence ATGTCGATACCCCCCCATAAATCTGCGCTTCCGCGCCGCATTGATGCACGAAAACTGGTGCAGCGTGAGCAGCAATTGGACGGTACTGTGCCGTGGGATGCTTTGCCGCGTCTGGTTTCGTCCACCGAGTCGGTAATTGGTGATGTAAAGGTTGAGCTGGCGTTTGCCCGCGACCTGCAGCGTCATCAGGTGGCCACCGGGCACATTCAGCTGCAAGTTGAGCTGTTGTGTCAGCGTTGCCTGCAGCCGGTGAGTGAGCAGATTGAGGCCGATGTGGCCTGGGGCTTTGTGTGGTCTGAAGAGCAGGGCAATGCATTGCCCAAAACTTTGGATCCGGTGATACAGGAAGGCGATGAGCTGGATCTGTATCAGGTGTTGGAGGATGAGATTTTGCTCAACCTGCCAATGGTGGCTTATCACGACGAGGAATGCGTCTCCAAAGATACATTCCAAAGTGGTGCTGAGGTGTCTGAGGCGGCAGGGCAACAAGAAAACCCCTTTAAAGTACTGGAACAGTTGAAGGGTTCGTCAAACAAGTCTTGA
- a CDS encoding nucleoside triphosphate pyrophosphatase has translation MRRLILASSSPYRRTLLEKLGLPFECAAPHINEEALPQESAIALASRLATEKALALTGQFPDALIIGSDQVAECQGKHLGKPGTEENAVEQLLFCSGQAVNFHTGLCLVDATNNTHTTLCEKFTVIFRQLNRTEAERYVQLDKPLDCAGSFKAEALGIALFEKMEGNDPNTLIGLPLIRLIELLRQYQMDPLKAQ, from the coding sequence ATGCGCCGACTGATTCTAGCCTCAAGCTCCCCCTATCGCCGCACACTGCTGGAGAAACTGGGATTGCCTTTCGAATGCGCCGCGCCCCATATAAATGAAGAAGCATTGCCCCAGGAGAGCGCAATCGCGCTAGCCAGCCGACTAGCCACCGAGAAAGCACTGGCACTGACGGGTCAATTTCCTGACGCACTCATCATCGGCTCCGACCAGGTGGCAGAGTGCCAAGGGAAACACCTGGGAAAGCCCGGCACCGAAGAAAACGCGGTAGAACAGCTGCTTTTCTGCTCCGGCCAGGCGGTCAACTTCCACACCGGACTCTGCCTGGTAGACGCGACCAACAACACCCACACCACTCTGTGCGAAAAGTTCACGGTAATCTTCCGCCAATTGAACCGAACAGAGGCTGAGCGCTACGTGCAGCTCGACAAGCCACTGGATTGCGCAGGGTCGTTTAAAGCGGAAGCTTTAGGGATAGCACTATTCGAAAAAATGGAAGGGAATGACCCAAACACACTTATCGGACTACCATTAATTCGACTAATTGAGCTGCTGCGCCAATATCAGATGGACCCGCTGAAGGCGCAATAG
- the fabG gene encoding 3-oxoacyl-ACP reductase FabG, with translation MSYTTSLEGKVALVTGASRGIGAAIADLLGAQGAIVIGTATSAGGAEKISARFAEKGVKGAGKELDVTSPESIAAVLESVKAEFGAPTILVNNAGITQDNLLMRMKDDEWDSVLNTNLTAVYRVSKSCLRDMTKARWGRIINISSVVGSMGNAGQSNYAATKAGVGGFARALAAEVGSRGITVNTVAPGFIDTDMTKVLPEAQRDVLLGKIPLGRLGAPEEIASVVAFLASDAGGYVTGETIHVNGGMYMG, from the coding sequence ATGTCTTATACAACTTCACTGGAAGGTAAGGTGGCGCTGGTTACCGGTGCTAGCCGCGGTATTGGCGCTGCAATCGCCGATTTGCTCGGCGCGCAGGGTGCTATCGTAATTGGTACTGCCACTAGTGCCGGCGGCGCTGAAAAAATTTCTGCACGTTTTGCGGAGAAGGGCGTCAAAGGTGCTGGCAAGGAGCTGGACGTCACCAGCCCCGAGAGTATTGCAGCCGTTCTTGAATCCGTGAAGGCGGAATTCGGTGCTCCGACAATTCTGGTGAACAATGCCGGTATCACCCAGGACAATCTGCTGATGCGGATGAAGGATGATGAGTGGGATTCCGTGCTGAATACCAACCTCACGGCAGTCTATCGCGTTAGCAAAAGCTGCTTGCGGGATATGACCAAAGCGCGCTGGGGACGCATTATCAATATCAGTTCTGTTGTTGGCAGCATGGGCAATGCTGGCCAGAGCAACTACGCTGCAACCAAGGCTGGTGTGGGGGGCTTTGCTCGCGCGCTGGCGGCCGAGGTTGGTTCTCGTGGAATTACCGTCAACACCGTGGCTCCGGGTTTCATTGATACCGACATGACCAAAGTGCTGCCAGAAGCGCAGCGCGATGTACTGCTCGGAAAGATCCCGTTGGGCCGACTGGGTGCGCCGGAAGAGATTGCCTCTGTTGTTGCATTTTTGGCCAGCGATGCTGGCGGTTATGTGACCGGAGAGACCATTCATGTGAATGGTGGCATGTATATGGGCTAA
- the fabD gene encoding ACP S-malonyltransferase, which produces MTNPVLAFVFPGQGSQQIGMLAEAAQAFPEIGATFSEASSVLGYDLWDLCQNGAQEDINLTERTQPLLLTSSVALYRAWLSQGGVTPARMAGHSLGEWSALVCAGVLAFEDAVRLVRERGRLMQEAVPAGEGAMAAVIGLDDQVVEASCAQAAQGEVVAAVNYNSPGQVVIAGSAGAVERAIEACKAAGAKRALPLPVSAPFHTELMRPAAEKLAPQIEATVFHAPETPVIHNVHAKPESDPSAIKALMIEQIYSPVRWTACVQAMAAAGTSQLVECGPGKVLAGLAKRIDRGLTAVNIEMPAQLSEAVISTAK; this is translated from the coding sequence ATGACCAATCCAGTTTTGGCGTTTGTATTTCCCGGCCAGGGCTCCCAGCAGATCGGTATGCTGGCAGAAGCAGCCCAGGCCTTTCCTGAAATAGGCGCAACCTTTTCCGAAGCTTCTTCCGTGTTGGGGTATGACCTCTGGGATCTTTGCCAGAATGGCGCCCAGGAAGATATCAATCTCACTGAGCGAACTCAGCCACTGCTGCTGACCTCCAGCGTAGCGCTTTATCGCGCCTGGTTGTCGCAGGGGGGCGTTACTCCTGCACGTATGGCTGGCCATAGCCTCGGTGAATGGTCCGCACTGGTGTGTGCCGGTGTGCTCGCATTTGAAGATGCGGTGCGCCTGGTGCGCGAGCGCGGTCGTCTGATGCAGGAGGCTGTACCTGCAGGTGAGGGCGCCATGGCTGCGGTGATTGGCCTGGATGATCAGGTGGTCGAAGCGTCTTGTGCTCAAGCGGCTCAAGGTGAGGTGGTTGCTGCGGTCAATTACAACTCTCCGGGCCAGGTGGTGATTGCCGGTAGCGCCGGTGCAGTTGAACGGGCTATTGAGGCCTGTAAAGCTGCGGGCGCCAAGCGCGCACTGCCGCTGCCAGTAAGCGCACCTTTCCATACTGAGCTGATGCGCCCGGCCGCAGAAAAGCTGGCACCGCAGATTGAAGCTACTGTCTTTCATGCGCCGGAAACCCCGGTGATTCACAATGTGCATGCCAAACCCGAATCAGACCCGTCGGCAATCAAAGCCTTGATGATCGAGCAGATCTACAGCCCGGTTCGCTGGACGGCCTGCGTCCAGGCGATGGCTGCGGCCGGCACCAGTCAACTGGTCGAGTGTGGGCCGGGCAAGGTTCTTGCGGGACTGGCCAAGCGAATTGACCGTGGCTTGACGGCTGTCAATATTGAAATGCCGGCACAGCTGTCAGAAGCCGTAATTTCCACTGCAAAATAA
- the plsX gene encoding phosphate acyltransferase PlsX — MDAMGGDLGPRSVVPACARFLIRFPRAELKLFGPRSQLQSLLIKQPPSVRERLEVVDCAQVITQGCNPVQALRHKRESSMARALQAVASGECGAMVTSGNTGALLALGRSMLGTVEGVRRPALGKSLPTADGSCFLLDLGANIDCGAEDLVQFARMGVEAQRVFSGRDALSVALLNIGAEEHKGTEEIRRAGQLLQADPSINYVGFVEGHDIFTGVVDVVVCNGLMGNVAMKSAEGVIRLIGQKTFTIDKKAPIKRFFGQLAINLLRKWRAQLEPGRYNGASFLGLKGNVIKSHGGASSEAFYRAMLTAKECAESDLAHQLGRAMAQQAQRQTGCD, encoded by the coding sequence GTGGATGCGATGGGCGGGGACTTAGGTCCCCGCTCTGTCGTTCCGGCCTGTGCAAGATTTCTTATCCGCTTCCCTCGGGCAGAGCTCAAGCTCTTCGGCCCACGCTCCCAACTGCAATCCCTTCTTATCAAGCAACCCCCTTCGGTGCGTGAGCGCCTCGAGGTCGTTGACTGTGCCCAGGTGATTACCCAGGGGTGCAACCCGGTTCAGGCTTTAAGGCACAAGCGGGAATCCTCCATGGCGCGAGCGCTGCAGGCGGTGGCCAGCGGTGAGTGTGGCGCTATGGTTACCTCCGGGAATACCGGCGCTCTGCTGGCCCTCGGGCGCAGCATGCTCGGAACCGTTGAGGGGGTTCGGCGCCCCGCACTGGGTAAATCCCTGCCTACGGCCGACGGCTCCTGCTTTTTGCTCGACCTCGGAGCGAATATCGACTGTGGCGCTGAAGACCTGGTGCAGTTCGCGCGTATGGGCGTAGAGGCGCAGCGCGTTTTTTCCGGCAGAGATGCGCTATCCGTGGCGCTACTGAATATTGGTGCTGAAGAGCACAAGGGTACCGAGGAAATTCGTCGTGCGGGGCAGTTACTGCAGGCGGACCCTTCGATTAATTACGTGGGATTTGTCGAGGGGCACGATATTTTTACCGGTGTCGTGGATGTGGTCGTATGCAATGGCTTGATGGGTAATGTCGCCATGAAGTCCGCCGAGGGCGTCATACGACTCATAGGTCAAAAAACATTTACGATCGACAAAAAAGCGCCGATCAAGCGCTTTTTTGGCCAATTAGCCATAAATCTGTTGCGAAAATGGCGCGCACAGCTAGAACCCGGTCGCTATAATGGCGCCAGCTTTTTGGGGCTGAAAGGCAACGTCATCAAGAGTCATGGCGGTGCCAGTAGCGAAGCGTTTTACCGCGCCATGCTGACGGCGAAAGAGTGTGCGGAGTCTGATCTCGCGCATCAATTAGGGCGAGCCATGGCTCAGCAGGCCCAGCGTCAGACGGGTTGCGATTAA
- the tmk gene encoding dTMP kinase, with protein MSNQTRGKFITLEGGEGVGKSTNLRFVTQWLESRGIEYVQTREPGGTPLAEELRGLLLAKRTEAVDPTAELLMVFAARAQHLSQVIEPALAAGKWVICDRFTDATYAYQGGGRGLDRALIEELEQRVQGELRPDRVLLLDLDPAIGLQRAASTGAADRFESEQLAFFNKVRAAYRARAEAAPERYAVIDAARSLSEVQRQLEEVLVTIAGAV; from the coding sequence ATGTCAAATCAGACCAGAGGCAAATTCATCACCCTGGAAGGTGGCGAGGGCGTAGGGAAGTCGACCAATCTGCGCTTTGTCACCCAGTGGCTTGAGAGTCGTGGCATTGAATATGTGCAAACCCGGGAGCCGGGCGGCACTCCGCTGGCTGAAGAATTGCGCGGTTTGCTGCTGGCAAAGCGCACTGAGGCGGTTGACCCCACTGCAGAATTACTGATGGTATTTGCGGCCCGCGCACAGCATCTGAGCCAGGTTATCGAGCCCGCGCTGGCGGCGGGGAAGTGGGTGATCTGCGACCGTTTTACCGATGCTACCTATGCTTATCAAGGTGGTGGTCGCGGCTTGGATCGTGCGCTCATTGAAGAGCTGGAGCAGCGGGTGCAGGGCGAACTGCGTCCGGATCGGGTTTTACTTCTGGATCTTGACCCGGCGATTGGCCTGCAGCGCGCGGCTTCTACCGGTGCAGCGGATCGTTTCGAAAGCGAGCAGCTGGCGTTCTTTAACAAAGTGCGTGCAGCTTATCGGGCGCGGGCGGAAGCTGCCCCCGAACGCTATGCGGTTATCGATGCTGCGCGCTCTCTATCGGAGGTGCAACGACAGCTGGAAGAGGTGCTGGTGACAATTGCGGGTGCCGTATGA
- a CDS encoding aminotransferase class IV — MSNIPTAPMVKLPTPVSYTAAGAVETLPADADFSAGLLETMRAQSGTIPLLSLHMARFARCAAVGTSELAQIQQSAQQLAKMTASWPYGASIRFRYGLLDQGVRWDFYAVPLEAVSPWGRGVVLQRCETRLDPSASASPFLLAKTRSSEAPAVVPGCKLLRREIYDQAGGEAALQPEPEADAPLKEGLLLDADGLVIECLRSNLLLHKAGRWMTPSLDVCGVRGVMLGWLAGRVEISEDRFSLRDLALADELAVCNGVRGVVPVVGFGEAVLATGPATGCLQQLIAENLW; from the coding sequence TTGTCCAACATTCCGACTGCTCCCATGGTAAAGCTGCCGACACCTGTTTCTTACACTGCTGCAGGTGCCGTTGAAACGTTGCCGGCCGACGCTGATTTCTCTGCGGGTCTGCTGGAAACCATGCGTGCCCAATCCGGCACAATTCCTTTGTTGTCTCTGCACATGGCTCGTTTTGCGCGTTGTGCGGCGGTAGGTACCTCGGAGCTTGCTCAGATTCAGCAGAGTGCACAGCAGCTTGCCAAGATGACGGCGAGCTGGCCATACGGTGCAAGCATACGTTTTCGCTACGGGCTGCTTGATCAAGGTGTGCGTTGGGACTTTTACGCGGTGCCACTTGAGGCGGTTTCTCCCTGGGGTAGGGGAGTGGTGCTGCAGCGCTGCGAAACACGGTTGGATCCGTCGGCCTCCGCGTCTCCTTTTTTACTGGCGAAAACGCGAAGTAGTGAGGCGCCAGCCGTCGTGCCGGGCTGTAAATTGTTGCGGCGCGAAATTTATGATCAGGCCGGGGGAGAAGCAGCGCTTCAGCCGGAACCAGAGGCGGATGCGCCGCTCAAAGAAGGGTTGCTGTTGGATGCCGATGGGTTGGTCATTGAGTGCTTGCGTTCGAACCTGTTGCTGCACAAAGCCGGGCGTTGGATGACTCCGAGCCTCGACGTTTGCGGGGTGCGAGGGGTGATGCTTGGCTGGCTGGCCGGTCGCGTGGAAATCAGCGAAGATAGGTTTTCCCTCCGGGATCTTGCTCTGGCCGATGAGCTGGCAGTTTGTAACGGTGTGCGCGGTGTGGTTCCTGTGGTCGGCTTCGGGGAGGCGGTGCTGGCAACCGGTCCTGCCACAGGGTGTTTGCAGCAATTGATCGCCGAAAATTTATGGTAG
- the rluC gene encoding 23S rRNA pseudouridine(955/2504/2580) synthase RluC produces MKESGESASDAGGRPSLQSGVGVQFLTVPEELAGQRIDNFLQARLKGVPRSRIYRILRKGEVRVNKGRVKAEYRVQGGDQVRVPPIRMSEESAPAVAGDQLRRLLEASILYDKGGLLVVNKPAGLAVHGGSGVRLGLIEALRQMYPKSPFMELVHRLDRDTSGAILVARKRSVLLHVQSELRAGKLGKSYLALAAGKWPRGRKLVEAPLKKNTLKSGERMVVVDGDGKPSTTRFQVEERFPGATLVAAEPVTGRTHQIRVHAQFVGCPLAGDTKYTADEVNAAFREQGLKRLFLHSAGVRCTLPDGTRVDVKAPLPAELEVVLSNLRKP; encoded by the coding sequence GTGAAGGAGTCTGGTGAGTCCGCAAGTGATGCCGGCGGTCGCCCGTCACTGCAGAGTGGTGTCGGCGTGCAGTTCCTCACTGTGCCTGAAGAGCTGGCCGGCCAGAGGATCGACAATTTCCTGCAGGCGCGACTCAAGGGAGTCCCCCGTTCGCGGATCTACCGGATTCTGCGCAAGGGGGAGGTGCGCGTTAATAAAGGAAGGGTGAAGGCAGAGTACCGCGTTCAGGGCGGTGATCAGGTGCGAGTGCCGCCTATCCGCATGTCTGAGGAGTCGGCGCCGGCGGTTGCAGGTGACCAGCTGCGGCGCCTGCTTGAGGCGTCCATACTGTATGACAAGGGTGGACTGCTGGTGGTCAACAAGCCTGCCGGTCTGGCGGTGCATGGTGGCAGCGGCGTTCGTCTCGGGTTGATTGAGGCCCTGCGCCAAATGTACCCGAAGAGTCCGTTTATGGAGCTGGTGCACAGGCTGGATCGCGATACCAGTGGGGCCATTCTGGTGGCGCGCAAGCGTTCGGTGCTGCTGCATGTTCAGTCCGAGTTGCGTGCGGGCAAGCTGGGTAAGTCTTATCTGGCGTTGGCGGCAGGCAAGTGGCCTCGTGGCCGCAAGCTGGTCGAGGCGCCGCTGAAGAAAAACACCCTGAAAAGTGGTGAGCGCATGGTGGTGGTGGACGGCGACGGCAAGCCGTCGACGACGCGCTTTCAGGTCGAAGAGCGGTTCCCTGGGGCTACCCTGGTCGCTGCGGAACCGGTGACCGGTCGTACTCATCAGATTCGTGTGCACGCGCAGTTTGTGGGTTGCCCGCTGGCGGGGGACACCAAATACACCGCGGATGAGGTGAATGCGGCATTTCGTGAGCAGGGGTTGAAGCGCCTGTTTCTGCACTCTGCCGGAGTAAGGTGCACCTTGCCCGATGGAACTAGGGTTGATGTTAAAGCGCCCCTGCCTGCCGAGCTGGAGGTGGTGCTGTCGAATCTGCGCAAGCCATAG
- the fabF gene encoding beta-ketoacyl-ACP synthase II — translation MSRRRVVITGMGTVSPLGNTLEETWSALLAGKSGVEPIDSFDVSAFTTRFAATVKNFDPEPHVAAKEARKMDIFLQYGLSAGIQAVEDSGLEITEANAPRVGACIGSGMGGIAAIENNALLIAEKGPRRVSPFFVPGAIINMVSGNLSIKYGMKGPNLSTTTACTTGTHAIGLGLRTIQYGDADVMVCGGAEMVTTPVGLGGFCAARALSTRNDDPQAASRPWDKDRDGFVLGEGAGVLVLEEYEHAKARGAKIYAELSGFGMSGDAHHMTSPPEDGAGAALSMANALQDANLSASAIQYINAHGTSTPLGDKAEIAAVRSVFEGSLDQVAVSSTKSMTGHLLGAAGAIEAIFSVKAIMDQVAPPTINLDNVDENCTGINLVPHTAQEMKIDAVLSNSFGFGGTNGSLIFQRV, via the coding sequence GTGTCGCGTAGAAGAGTAGTTATTACCGGGATGGGCACTGTCAGCCCGCTGGGCAATACCCTTGAAGAGACCTGGTCCGCTTTGCTGGCAGGCAAGAGTGGTGTTGAGCCTATTGATAGTTTTGATGTTTCAGCATTCACCACACGTTTTGCTGCGACGGTAAAAAACTTTGACCCCGAGCCTCATGTTGCGGCCAAAGAAGCGCGCAAGATGGATATTTTCCTGCAGTACGGCCTGAGCGCCGGTATTCAGGCTGTGGAAGATAGTGGCCTGGAAATTACTGAAGCGAATGCCCCGCGTGTTGGTGCTTGTATCGGCTCTGGCATGGGTGGTATTGCTGCGATTGAAAACAATGCGTTGTTGATCGCCGAGAAGGGGCCCCGTCGGGTTTCTCCTTTCTTTGTGCCCGGTGCCATCATCAACATGGTTTCCGGCAATTTGTCGATTAAATACGGCATGAAAGGGCCGAATCTGTCCACTACCACTGCGTGTACCACTGGTACCCACGCGATCGGTTTGGGATTGCGCACCATTCAGTATGGTGATGCGGACGTGATGGTTTGCGGTGGCGCAGAAATGGTAACCACGCCTGTTGGGCTTGGGGGCTTCTGTGCAGCGCGCGCACTCTCTACCCGCAACGACGACCCTCAGGCGGCGAGCCGTCCGTGGGACAAAGACCGCGATGGTTTTGTATTGGGTGAAGGTGCCGGTGTGCTGGTGCTGGAAGAATACGAGCACGCAAAAGCGCGCGGTGCGAAAATCTACGCTGAATTGAGCGGCTTTGGCATGAGCGGCGATGCCCACCACATGACTTCTCCGCCGGAGGATGGTGCTGGTGCAGCCTTGTCGATGGCGAATGCTCTGCAGGATGCAAATCTCAGCGCTTCGGCGATTCAATATATCAATGCCCACGGCACCTCGACGCCCCTGGGTGATAAGGCGGAAATCGCCGCTGTGCGTTCCGTTTTTGAAGGCAGCCTGGACCAGGTTGCTGTGAGTTCCACCAAATCCATGACTGGCCACCTGCTCGGTGCTGCCGGCGCGATTGAAGCGATTTTCTCCGTGAAAGCGATCATGGATCAGGTGGCTCCACCTACGATCAACCTGGATAATGTGGATGAGAACTGTACAGGTATCAACCTGGTTCCACACACCGCACAGGAAATGAAGATCGACGCCGTGCTGTCCAACTCTTTCGGGTTTGGCGGTACCAATGGTTCGCTGATTTTCCAGCGGGTTTAA
- the rpmF gene encoding 50S ribosomal protein L32 — protein sequence MAVQQNKKTRSRRGMRRSHDALSGPTLSVDPTTGEKHHRHHVTKDGFYRGRKVIDVGGSSEEE from the coding sequence ATGGCTGTTCAGCAGAACAAAAAAACCCGTTCCCGTCGCGGTATGCGTCGCTCTCACGATGCACTGAGCGGACCGACTCTGTCCGTGGATCCGACTACTGGTGAAAAGCACCACCGTCACCACGTGACCAAAGACGGTTTTTACCGTGGTCGTAAAGTGATTGATGTCGGCGGCTCTTCCGAAGAAGAGTAA
- the mltG gene encoding endolytic transglycosylase MltG: MRWFFTLFFLGLIVGAAAFWHAQNALVKPLSVPVDGLRIDVETGSNLSRILNRLESEGVLRSPRWVRLYARFKDQSSIHPGEYMIPAGSNAMDLVGRLNRGDVTLYRVTLVEGWTFSQALTQIRNAKKITHTAAGESVAAAASALAIDGNPEGRIFPDTYVYRSGASDLDLLQQAFTRMEMVLEQEWQQRSDGLPYSSAYEALIMASIVEKETGVPWERDEIAGVFVRRLGKGMRLQTDPTVIYGLGDRYEGNLTRAHLRGATPYNTYVISGMPPTPIALPGKEAIHAALHPKAGNSLYFVAKGDGSHHFSSSLSEHNRAVREYQLKRRSDYRSSPADVKNSD, encoded by the coding sequence TTGCGCTGGTTTTTTACGCTTTTCTTCCTGGGGTTGATCGTCGGTGCGGCGGCTTTCTGGCACGCGCAAAATGCACTGGTAAAGCCCCTGTCAGTTCCTGTCGACGGGCTGCGCATCGATGTTGAAACGGGCAGTAACCTTTCCCGCATCCTGAATCGCCTTGAATCCGAGGGCGTATTGCGTTCACCCCGCTGGGTTCGTTTATACGCAAGGTTCAAAGACCAGAGCAGTATTCATCCGGGGGAGTACATGATTCCCGCGGGCAGCAATGCGATGGACTTGGTGGGCCGGTTGAATCGCGGTGATGTCACCCTGTATCGAGTGACGTTAGTGGAAGGCTGGACCTTCAGCCAGGCGTTGACACAAATTCGCAATGCGAAAAAGATTACACACACCGCAGCCGGTGAATCTGTTGCAGCCGCTGCCTCAGCGTTGGCAATAGACGGAAACCCCGAGGGGCGCATCTTCCCCGATACCTATGTATATCGTTCCGGCGCGTCGGATCTGGACCTGTTGCAGCAGGCATTCACGCGAATGGAGATGGTACTTGAGCAGGAGTGGCAGCAACGCTCAGACGGACTTCCCTACAGTAGCGCCTACGAGGCGTTGATCATGGCCTCCATCGTTGAAAAAGAGACTGGGGTTCCCTGGGAGCGCGATGAAATCGCCGGTGTTTTTGTCCGGCGTCTGGGCAAAGGCATGCGCCTGCAGACGGATCCTACGGTTATTTACGGCCTGGGTGATCGCTATGAGGGCAATTTAACGCGGGCGCACCTGCGTGGCGCCACACCGTATAACACCTACGTGATCAGTGGCATGCCACCGACGCCCATCGCGTTACCTGGCAAGGAGGCGATTCACGCAGCCTTGCACCCGAAAGCGGGGAATAGCCTGTACTTTGTGGCTAAGGGAGATGGCTCCCACCATTTTTCTTCGTCGCTGTCGGAGCACAATCGCGCGGTGCGTGAGTATCAATTGAAGCGTCGATCGGACTATCGCTCCAGCCCGGCAGACGTCAAAAACAGTGATTGA